AAAATATATATGGCAAAACAAAAACAAAAGCGCAAAATAGTTAAGGAAAGACCACTTTCAACAAAGTGTCTTTTCTGTGAGACAAAAACACTTGCTTCATATAAAGAATATCAAACATTGTCCAAATTCTTGTCAGATAG
This bacterium DNA region includes the following protein-coding sequences:
- the rpsR gene encoding 30S ribosomal protein S18; translation: MAKQKQKRKIVKERPLSTKCLFCETKTLASYKEYQTLSKFLSDRGRIYSRERSGVCAKHQRSLAKEVQRARILALLPF